The stretch of DNA AAGGATGCGCTTGTCGCTCAATTAATTCTACTTGAGTGTTTTGAAGTGCTTTAGCTCGATTAAAATCTGCTTTTTGGAAATAAGAGTAAAATGATTCCATCAGTTCGGTTTGTTCTGCGTCTCGTACTTGCCAAAAGCTACCTAAAACCGAGTCTACGCCGCTTCTCAGACCCACTCCTGCCAAACCCAAAGCGGAGCGATCGCTTGAAATTGCCGTTTCGCAAGCACTTAAAACCAACAAGGCAATTTTTTCTTGACTTTGAGAAAGAGAAGTTTCGAGTTCTAAAGCAGATATAGGTTTATCGTAAGCGAGAATAAAAGAATTTTCGGCAATACCACCAAAATAACCGTGTGAGGCTAAATGTACGATAGAGTATTCTTCCTGTTTCAATTTCTCAGCAAAATTAGTAGCGGTGAAATCTTGGTTGAGAATTTCTTTCCCGCCAACAATGCGGGTAACGCTGTCTAGTTCGTCCGAGACATTAACCAGTCTCGACCAGCCAGCTTTTTTTTCACTCAAACCAAAAGCGATCGCCTCTAAATTTTTTTCATTGGCGGTTGCCGAGTTAAAATTTAGTCCGACTGAAGAAATACTTATCCATTTTTGAGCGAAATACTTTTGTCCATCATGAAGTGCCGCCATTGGTAAATTACGTAGTATTCCATCATGAATAAAAATTGTCATGGCGGGATTGACAGATGCTAGTTGCGACTCGAAAGGACGTACTAGAAGATTGTAAAATTTTTGTGACTGCCGCTTAAATCGATAGGTATTTGTTTCTTGTAAGCTTTCATACCACTCAGTAGCCATTTTATCTATTTCGGCTTTGTCTGAGTTAACTACCTGATGGTGCAGCGTACCGTCAGGTAATTCTAGAATCAAATGGGTTCGCTCGTTAAGTATAATTGAATTAAACAATACGGCATTTGAAGAAAGAACATCTTTTTTCGTCAAACTTTCTTCCTCAATTTCAAAACATTTATCGCCAAAGTAATTTTGTAGTTGCGCCAATCGTAATTTATCAAAGATTGATAGGGCTTCAATTAGCTCGGATTTTTGAGAAGCGGGAGTAAGTAGCATCTCTAGCATCTCTCTATAAAGTGGTTCGACTTGACTTTCAAAGTCCAATCTTTGCTCTAAATTGATGTTGTCAGAACTACTATTTAAAACATCTAATGAGGCTATTGCTTCGCGATAGTTAGAAATTGCTGATGCTTTTGCGCCCCTTTTTCGATAGATTCTAGCTGCTAACCATTGAGCGGGATAGAGACTATCATAGGAAAATTCTGACTGTGCCTCAAGTTGAGCAATTTGGGCGTATTCGAGTGCTTTTGATAGATTGCCAGAGCGTTCGGCAAGCACACCTAATTCTAGCAGAGCGAAGCTTTCTGCTCTGGCATCTCCGAGTGTTCGAGCTATCTTTCTAGCTCGTTCGAGCCAGTACGTAGCTCTATTGGAATCGAGCTTTGCCCAATTAATTGCCAAAAAAACTTTAGTTCTCGACGGTGGCAAATTATCCAGCATAGCTCTCCCTCTTGCGATCTGGTCTGAAGATAACTTGGTTGGGGATAGTTGACCCCACTCGATTAAAGCCCGAACCGCAGAAGAAGATTGTTGGTTTTGAGCGATAGAAAGAGCTTTACGAGCATATTTTAAGGCTTGATAATGATAATTTTCGGCTTTATTTTTATACTTACCTGCTTCCTCTTTTCTGGAACTGTCCGCTTGCAATTGAGCGCGAGAATACTGCTTTTTCAGCAAAAGTACTAAATTGTTTAAACTTGATAGAGATACGTTTGCACCGAGACTTGTTTTATAAGCATCTTCGGCTTTAGTAAATTCGCCATTTTTAGTGTAGGCATTCCCTAATTTTTCCCAGGCAGAAGCTCGGATTGAGGGAGTTATTTTGTCATTAGCAATCAGCTTCTCCAACAAAAAAATTGCCAGATCTGACTGTCCCAAACTCGTGTAACTTTGAGCGATCTTCAGGACAGTTTCAGCTTCTTGTCGTTCTAGCTTTTGTTGGCGATAAATTTCCGCTTCTTTTTTCCAAGCTGCAATCGCCTGATGTGCATCACCGTGTTGCCAGTGATAGGCTCCTAAATCTGCTTGGTGTTCGGCTTCATTCTTGGTTCTAGAAGATACGTTTTCTTCCGTTCTGCCCGAAGGAATGGCGAACAGCATTGAAAACACCACCAAAACCAGAATTTTAAAGTTGTTAACAATATAATTTGTTCCCATGAGAAATTATGTTGTAGAATTTTGCTATACCTTGAGGCTATTGCGCTTTTAGCCATCTTAGATCGAGTATTTCTTAAAAATAAATAAAGCTATGTTTCGATTAAAATTTCTGTCGAACTTAACTATTGGTTTATTACTGTGCTGTACTGCTATTGCTCCTACTACAGCAAACAATCTGTTAGGAGGCTACACCTCTTCACCCGATGCCAAACGAGTAGATCAAACCAGAAATACATCGGGAGGATCGCGTTCTGATTGTCAAAATCCTTTCCCTGAAGAAAAAGATTCTCTAACTTTATTGGTTCCAGCAGAAGAAGTAGCTCACCAAACGACGACTGCTCGTCCATCTTTTTTATTTTACGCTAAAACTACTTCAAACATTCCAGTAGAATTTACTTTAGTAGATCCAGATGCGGGAAAAACGCTAGTAGAAAAATCGATATCCGTAGAAAAGCAAGGATATTATGAAATAGCATTACCAAAAGCTATAGAATTAAAGCCAGAACAAATTTACTTATGGCACGTTGCCGTTCCGTGTGCCAATAATAAAGAAAGTTTTTGGTCGGTTTTGAGATCTTCTGTCGAGTACATTCCACCATCGGTAAATCTCGAACGCGAACTTCAAAACGCCGATTCCGAGCTAGAGAAAGTAAGAATTTATCTTAGCAATAGCGTTTGGTACGATGCTATCAGTCTTGCCAATCGCTCTCGTAAGGGATCGTCAACTAAATATTTACAGCAGTTATTAACTGATGCCAACATTTTTGTATCGAAGCAAACAGCTTCTCCCTAGTTCTTATAAAAAGATCTAATTGACGCTTATATTAAGCGTTTTAAAGTATAATGATTTTGAAAATTAATAATAGACTAGCGGTGCGTAAACGGTTTAAAAGCTTCATCCGAAAAACACCCGTTGAAACCAAAGAAGTAGTACTTACTTCAATAGGTATCATTTTGTCTCTAGCAGTTTTGCGAGGGTTGGGGTTGTTGCAGCCATTGGAACTAAAGGCATACGATTTACTTTTTTTTCTTCGTTCTGCTGAACCAAAAGACGAACGGATCGTCATAGTCGCCTGGGATGAAGAAGACTTGCAGATGGCAGAAGAAGGCACTATGTCTGATAATACCCTGTCGGTGGTTTTGGAAAAAATCAACCAACAACAACCCCGTATCATCGGCTTGGACTTGTTTAGGGATGTCCCCGTTCCTTCCAGGCAACTGACAGATGAAGAAAACGAAAAAGCCTACAACAATCTTCAAAATTCGTTTCGCTCGACTCCCAATTTGGTAGGAATTGAAACGGTTATTCCGCCGATTATCAATCCATCAAAGATTTTGAAAGACAGAGAACGAACGGCAGCCGCCGATTTGCTCCGCGATTCGGACGGTACGATTAGACGGGCTTACATTCATCCTTTAGAAGATGAAGCGGGAAATCCCGCTAGCATTCCATCTTTGGGAGTGGTTTTGGGATTTCAATATTTAGCGGACGAAGGGTTTGAGGCTGACAAAACTAGAAGTAATGCACTTAAGATATTTAACAGCAAAACTGGGGTTGAAATAACTTTAGAGCCTCTAAAAAAGTTGGATGGTAGCTATATCGAAAAAGAATCGGGAACTTTAATACCAGTCAACTGGCGAACGGGAAACTCGCGCTTTGAGAGAGTATTCGTCTCTGAAGTAGCTACGGGATTGGTTCCACCCGATATTTTTAAAGATAAAATTGTTTTAATTGGTAATGTTTCGGCATCTGGAGCGGATAAACACTATCTTCCTATCAATCGTTGGAACTCAGATTCGATTACAACTAATGGTGTTGAAATTCACGCTCAAATAGCCAGTAGCATTATCAGTGCCGCACTAGATGGCAGAGCGTTAATTAAGACGATCCCCGAATGGAGTGAATGGATTTTAGCGATCGCAGCAGTAGTGGGAACTGCTTTTATTGCCAAAAAAAATCGCGTCGCTCGTCCTGGAAAAATTATTTTGATTACTACCACTGGTGCGCTCGTCATCATTTGCGGTTTGGTAGTATTCGCGCTTTTAGCATTTTCCGAAGGATACTGGATTCCAATCGTTCCTGCTATTTTAGGAGCTTTGGCAACCCCACTGACAATTAGTTTGTCGATCTATATCAACAAAATCAAAGCTGCAAATAAAGATTTTAGACTTTTACTTAAAGATCTCAATCATTCTATTAAAAATCCCCTAAGCTCGATTGAAGGAAATGCTGAGTTCGGACTGGAGCTTTGCCAACACTTAGATAATGCGCGAACCAATTATGATGATTTTGGCTTTATTGAAGAATTAGAAAATATCGAACGCCAGCTAGGTCAACCTCCGCTTACCAATCTTAGAAAACTTTTAGAAAGCGTTTATGCACAAAGTTTACAAATTAAACATCTTCGCAATAGCTCTCAAGAATATTTCAGTGTGGCTTACTCAGAAGAAGTATTTAGAAAAGTATCGCTAGATTTAAACCAGTTAATTAGAGAAACGGTTAAAAGAATTTTTAAACTTAAATCACTA from Myxosarcina sp. GI1 encodes:
- a CDS encoding DUF928 domain-containing protein, with product MFRLKFLSNLTIGLLLCCTAIAPTTANNLLGGYTSSPDAKRVDQTRNTSGGSRSDCQNPFPEEKDSLTLLVPAEEVAHQTTTARPSFLFYAKTTSNIPVEFTLVDPDAGKTLVEKSISVEKQGYYEIALPKAIELKPEQIYLWHVAVPCANNKESFWSVLRSSVEYIPPSVNLERELQNADSELEKVRIYLSNSVWYDAISLANRSRKGSSTKYLQQLLTDANIFVSKQTASP
- a CDS encoding CHASE2 domain-containing protein, whose amino-acid sequence is MRKRFKSFIRKTPVETKEVVLTSIGIILSLAVLRGLGLLQPLELKAYDLLFFLRSAEPKDERIVIVAWDEEDLQMAEEGTMSDNTLSVVLEKINQQQPRIIGLDLFRDVPVPSRQLTDEENEKAYNNLQNSFRSTPNLVGIETVIPPIINPSKILKDRERTAAADLLRDSDGTIRRAYIHPLEDEAGNPASIPSLGVVLGFQYLADEGFEADKTRSNALKIFNSKTGVEITLEPLKKLDGSYIEKESGTLIPVNWRTGNSRFERVFVSEVATGLVPPDIFKDKIVLIGNVSASGADKHYLPINRWNSDSITTNGVEIHAQIASSIISAALDGRALIKTIPEWSEWILAIAAVVGTAFIAKKNRVARPGKIILITTTGALVIICGLVVFALLAFSEGYWIPIVPAILGALATPLTISLSIYINKIKAANKDFRLLLKDLNHSIKNPLSSIEGNAEFGLELCQHLDNARTNYDDFGFIEELENIERQLGQPPLTNLRKLLESVYAQSLQIKHLRNSSQEYFSVAYSEEVFRKVSLDLNQLIRETVKRIFKLKSLEYNCHCKLLEDYEEENLQVTVNKAAFERIIENLIDNAFRAIYERINKTPKHQGVIKVQTRKTRRKIEFCISDNGIGIPDSIIEQIFLPFKSFNASTRKGQGMGLALARTILYRHNGEIKVKSQHGQGSKFIIQLNT
- a CDS encoding CHAT domain-containing protein; its protein translation is MGTNYIVNNFKILVLVVFSMLFAIPSGRTEENVSSRTKNEAEHQADLGAYHWQHGDAHQAIAAWKKEAEIYRQQKLERQEAETVLKIAQSYTSLGQSDLAIFLLEKLIANDKITPSIRASAWEKLGNAYTKNGEFTKAEDAYKTSLGANVSLSSLNNLVLLLKKQYSRAQLQADSSRKEEAGKYKNKAENYHYQALKYARKALSIAQNQQSSSAVRALIEWGQLSPTKLSSDQIARGRAMLDNLPPSRTKVFLAINWAKLDSNRATYWLERARKIARTLGDARAESFALLELGVLAERSGNLSKALEYAQIAQLEAQSEFSYDSLYPAQWLAARIYRKRGAKASAISNYREAIASLDVLNSSSDNINLEQRLDFESQVEPLYREMLEMLLTPASQKSELIEALSIFDKLRLAQLQNYFGDKCFEIEEESLTKKDVLSSNAVLFNSIILNERTHLILELPDGTLHHQVVNSDKAEIDKMATEWYESLQETNTYRFKRQSQKFYNLLVRPFESQLASVNPAMTIFIHDGILRNLPMAALHDGQKYFAQKWISISSVGLNFNSATANEKNLEAIAFGLSEKKAGWSRLVNVSDELDSVTRIVGGKEILNQDFTATNFAEKLKQEEYSIVHLASHGYFGGIAENSFILAYDKPISALELETSLSQSQEKIALLVLSACETAISSDRSALGLAGVGLRSGVDSVLGSFWQVRDAEQTELMESFYSYFQKADFNRAKALQNTQVELIERQAHPSSWAALNLIGS